A window of the Tunturibacter empetritectus genome harbors these coding sequences:
- a CDS encoding YbjQ family protein produces MSTYPPPTNSIHPAFVTSAFELPGYRIVQNIGIVRGIVVRSRNILGTIGAGLQTIVGGDITIFTELCEKTRQDSYAMMTLHAAQLGANAVISFRYDANELMNGVTEVLAYGTAVVVEPIKSA; encoded by the coding sequence ATGTCGACCTACCCACCGCCCACGAACTCCATCCACCCAGCCTTCGTCACCTCAGCCTTCGAGCTCCCCGGCTACCGCATCGTCCAGAACATCGGCATCGTCCGCGGCATCGTAGTTCGCTCGCGCAACATCCTTGGCACAATCGGAGCAGGGCTCCAAACCATCGTCGGCGGCGACATCACCATCTTCACCGAGCTCTGCGAAAAAACCCGCCAGGACTCCTACGCCATGATGACCCTCCACGCCGCCCAGCTAGGCGCCAACGCCGTCATCTCCTTCCGTTACGACGCCAACGAGCTCATGAACGGAGTCACCGAAGTCCTCGCCTACGGCACCGCAGTCGTCGTAGAACCCATCAAAAGTGCTTGA
- a CDS encoding DUF4142 domain-containing protein, with protein sequence MMKQSLAALCLPAALFAFTSAGQLLAQSTASDTDKAFVAKVSQGGRYEVEASKIALQKAVAQDVKDLATSEVHDHELVNSELKRISAAEKVLIAPVLNSEFQQKLDHLKTLSAADFDQTYLSEMAVIHDKDEKLFAQEAIDGSSEYKAFAAKTDLIVKRHIGALHGTDKTN encoded by the coding sequence ATGATGAAGCAATCTCTCGCAGCCCTCTGCCTGCCCGCCGCACTCTTCGCCTTTACCTCCGCAGGCCAGCTCTTGGCGCAGAGCACCGCCTCCGATACCGACAAGGCATTCGTAGCCAAAGTATCCCAGGGCGGCCGATACGAAGTAGAAGCCAGCAAGATCGCCCTTCAAAAGGCTGTCGCTCAGGATGTCAAAGACCTCGCCACCTCCGAGGTGCACGATCACGAACTCGTCAACAGCGAACTAAAGCGCATATCCGCTGCAGAAAAAGTCCTCATCGCCCCTGTCCTTAACTCAGAGTTCCAGCAAAAGCTCGACCATCTCAAAACTCTCTCCGCCGCCGACTTCGACCAAACCTATCTCAGCGAGATGGCCGTGATCCACGATAAAGACGAAAAGCTCTTCGCCCAGGAGGCCATCGACGGCTCCAGCGAATACAAAGCCTTCGCCGCCAAAACCGACCTCATCGTCAAGCGTCACATCGGCGCTCTCCACGGCACCGACAAGACAAACTAA
- a CDS encoding VOC family protein, with protein sequence MARVTGIGGIFLRARDPKTLSAWYAKHLGITLSDYGGATFLWTDEIPATTGSTTWSLFSESSKHFGPGNERGPQQAMVNYRVDNLDELLTQLAAENIPIDPKRESADFGHFAWITDPEGNRIELWQPLADK encoded by the coding sequence ATGGCTCGAGTCACAGGCATCGGCGGCATCTTCCTTCGCGCACGCGACCCTAAAACCCTCTCCGCCTGGTACGCCAAGCACCTCGGCATCACCCTCTCCGACTATGGCGGAGCCACCTTCCTCTGGACGGACGAGATACCCGCCACCACAGGCAGCACCACCTGGTCTCTCTTCTCTGAAAGCAGCAAGCACTTCGGCCCCGGCAACGAAAGAGGCCCACAGCAAGCCATGGTCAACTACCGCGTCGATAATCTCGACGAACTCCTCACCCAGCTCGCCGCCGAAAACATCCCCATCGACCCTAAACGCGAAAGCGCTGACTTCGGCCACTTCGCCTGGATCACCGACCCCGAAGGCAACCGCATCGAACTCTGGCAGCCCCTCGCCGACAAGTAA
- a CDS encoding VOC family protein, with the protein MPTLQRKEEKLAPNIQQVVPFLAVSNIEASLRFYINGLGFQKTKEWIDGGKLRWCWLQLEGAALMLQEFRPDKRPPGKLGEGISLCFQCNDALAIYRAALANGLHPQRPFVGNAMWVTILPDPDGYKLDFESPTDAPDEALYSDPD; encoded by the coding sequence ATGCCGACTCTCCAACGCAAAGAAGAAAAACTAGCTCCGAACATCCAGCAGGTCGTCCCCTTCCTCGCAGTCTCAAATATTGAAGCCTCCCTCCGCTTCTACATCAACGGCCTCGGCTTCCAAAAGACCAAAGAGTGGATCGACGGCGGCAAGCTCCGCTGGTGCTGGCTGCAACTCGAAGGCGCAGCTCTCATGCTCCAGGAGTTCCGCCCTGACAAACGCCCACCCGGTAAACTCGGCGAAGGAATCTCCCTCTGCTTCCAATGCAACGACGCCCTCGCCATCTATCGCGCAGCGCTCGCAAATGGTCTCCACCCGCAACGCCCCTTCGTAGGCAACGCCATGTGGGTCACCATCCTTCCGGACCCCGACGGTTACAAATTAGACTTCGAGAGCCCCACCGACGCCCCGGACGAAGCCCTCTACTCTGACCCAGACTAG